ATCTCCCTATCCATAGCTTCCTTCCATTTGATTTGCTTACTCGCTTCTTCATATGTTGTTGGATTGGTAAAGAGAACAAAGTTTACTGCATTATTTGAACTCCTGTCCTTGTCATACAATGCCTCTACTTGCGTCCTTGTAAGTGGTCTTGTTTTATGATATATATCAGTCACTTTCTTGGTCCTTATGACTTCGTTTTCTGACGATGATGAGTCTCCATCTTCAGCTTCATTTTGAGCTTCTGCCGGTGTGTTTATCCCTTCATTTTGATTATTGTCTGCATTTTCACTAGTCAATCTTGAGATTTCATATGACTGTTCTGGCTCTTGCTGTTCAACTGTTGGACATTGATCTAACGCCATGTCGCTTTGATCTTCTGCCACATCATACAGGCCCTCGTCTCCTGATGTATTAATATTTATTATTGAGGCAGCTTGCTGACTTCCTTTGTTAGCGATCCAATGTTGATTTTCATTAAATACAACATCTCTACTTATGATTGTTTTCTTCGTTGTTGGATTATAAAGTTTATAAGCTTTACTGTTTTCGCTGTATCCGATGAGAATAGTTCTTACAGCCTTGTCATCCAGCTTGCTTCGTTGTTGTTTAGGAATTTGTGCATAAGCCACACAACCGAATACCCTTAAATGCTCAACATTAGGTTTTCTTCCACTCCAAGCCTCTTGCGGTGTTTTGTCGGATACACTTTTTGTTATTGCTCGGTTCAGTAAATACGTTGCACATGAAACTGCTTCAGCCCAGTACACATTTGGCAAACCCTTCTTTTTTAACATACTTCTACTCAACTCCATAAGAGTTCTGTTTTTCCTCTCGACCACGCCATTTTGCTGAGGTGTGTAACTTGTGGTAAGTTGATGGCGAATTCCACTAGTCTTAAGTAATTCTTGGAATGCATTTCCACAATATTCTCCTCCCCTATCCGTTCGTATACATTTTATCTTGTGACCACTTTGGTTTTCAACCAGTGCCTTGAACAGTTTGAAAGTTGTTGAAGCTTCCGATTTAAGTTTTAGAAAGTATATCCATGTCTTTCTACTGTAGTCATCGATAAAGGTTATGAAGTACCTGCAACCGCCTATTGATTGGGTTCTCATTGGTCCGCATATATCTGAATGTATAAGTTGTAATGGTTCCTTTGCTCGCCATGTTGCATGCTTGGTAAAGGGTTTCCTAGCATGCTTACCAAACATGCATCCTTCACATACTGTATTTAATTTGTTGATTTTCGGTAGCCCTCTTACAGTGCCGTTCACACTCATGTCATGTAATGTTTCAAAGTTCAGATGTCCAAACCTCCtatgccataactctgaagtagTTTCGGTAGTTGTTACATTGCACACCCGATGAATCAAGTCTTGCTTCATGTTTAGTGGAAACATCTTGTTACCGGTCATCTTTACCGTTCCTACATGTGATCCAAGCGAATCCTTAATGGTGCACTCTTGATTATTAAATCTCACATCATATCCTTTTTGAACAAGTTGACCGATGCTTAAGAGATTGTGCTTTAGACCTTCCACATAAAATACATTGGGAACCCGTCTCTCTATTCCCTTAACTTTTATCAACACATCTCCACACCCGAGAACCTCCAACCTCTTATCATCTCGGGTTCTTACTTCACGTCGTTCAGAACCATTTAGTGTAATAAATAAACTCTTATCTCGAGTCATGTGATTACTACACCCACTGTCAAGATACCAACAATCACCTTTTATAACTTCTTCGACGTTGAATATCATGAACATTGTGTCGTCATTTTCATCTTCTTGTTCATCTGTATGCATGAGTGCTGCATTGGATTTATCATCTTCACTTCTTTTATTGCAGAATCGTGCCACATGTCCTAATTTTTGACAATTAAAACACCGAATAGAATTATTGTTGGACTTTCCTCTTCCTTTGCCTCGTCCTCTGCCGCTGTAGTCTGATCTCGACTGTCTTGTTCTGTCTTGTTGATCACTTTGTATTTGAAACGCTTGTTCGGTTGAAACATCATCATATTGTTTCAAACGTAATTCATGTGATTGTAGAATTCCCTGTAGTTCTTCGGTAGAAATTGCATTCAGATCTTTAGATTCTTCTATTGCAACGACTACCGACTCATATTTCCGTGTTAAACTCCTTAAAATTTTCTCTACAACCCTTTGTTCTTCTACTCGTTCTTCGTTTAAACGAAGTTGATTAACTATTACTGCCATACGATTAATATAATCCTCTATAGATTCACTATCTTTCATTTTTAAGGCATGGAATTCACATCTAAGGGTTTGTAACTGTACCATTTTTACCCTGTTCTCTCCTCTATATGCCTTGTGCAGTATCTCCCACGCTTCCTTTGAAGTTTTGCACGTCGCCACTCGCTCGAATATGGTTTCACTAACAGCCTGAAACATTATGTGCAACGCTTTTCTATCTTTCTTGATCTTCTCCCTTTCTGATGCATTTGCCGGCAGATCTGTGTAACCTTCTTCCACTATTGTCCATAGTTCTTGTGATTCTAATAACACTCTCATTTGTATATGCCAATGATAGTAATTTGGCCCTAGTAATTTCGGAATCTGAGTTTGAATTCCCCCGTTGGTCGTCATGTGTAAATCAGGGTTTTACTCTTTGAAGAGAATGAATTGCAGATCTTGTGTTCAGCGatcggtggctctgataccactttgttggatTAAATCTCACTATTAGAATGATACGCTTGACGGAAGAATTGATAATGTTCTTGTATAAATTGGTAAATTGTAATTGATACATCTGATGATATATATAAACCGAGGGAGATATATAAAATGACCGCCTCGATCTATACTAtcggataataataataataataatacctatTATTCTAACTAATTAACTCTAATATCTACTTAtaatatatacatgtatataaaaTCTAGCTTATAAATTTCCTCCAGGACTAACACTGAAAAACATAACTCccattaataaataataataataataattttttttgtaaaaaaataaataaataaataataataataataataataataataataataataataataataataataataataatcaaatgaATTAGATGTCAGTTAGTAGTTAACCTCTGGATTTGTCGACGAAGAAGAGAGAGCCGCAGGAAAGGGCGTCTTTCCCTGAGGTTTTTGATTTCCCCATTGTAGATGTTGTTTTTGCCAATGTAAAACCCTAATTGGATGAACTGGTGGGGTTAAGATTGTTGTATTTGTTTGTCGGTTTCGGATCCTTTTTTACCCGAATTGTGATGCGAGGTTTGAAGGGTATGTGACAATTTGAGTCCCTTGGTTATTTGTAAGGGTCAAGTTTAGCCACTGTACTAGGcataaaaatgttgaaccacgaacatgtgttacaatttgttCATCTACAAAAATGTTCATCTACAAAAATTAAATTGAAACGAAAAACATAGTATAGAGTAAATAACTCGACTTATAACCCGTGTGTTGTGACAAAGTTGTTAAACCTGGAAAAATCATAATTGCTATTATCAATTAAAATTGATATGTACACGACAAAGAATTTTCATTTTGTATACAGTTCCATTTAATATTGATCCAGGTTCTTCTAATTACAATTAATTTTTGAATTCTCTGTTTACTAATTCACAGTGATTATTTATTGCTATTTTATGTTCATTTTGTATACAGTTCCATTTAATGTCAACCTTTATTGGTTCATTTAGCAAGTGCAAGAGATGCGGGTGTCAATGCAGGATTTTCATGTTTGCAAAGAAAATAATAGATTTTAAAACTGTAAGATATTAGATATGATTAATACTATATAAAAGACCAAATTCTTTCTcaatttgcaaaaaaaaataaataaataaataaaagaaacattataactcgTTTATTGATTCAGATGGATGAGAGCAAGTACTTGTTTATTAAACAACAAACTAGCTTGCTTTTTGGGTGGCACCATTTGCGTAGTGGGTATTTAACAAGTCAAGATCTACTTGCAAATTTTGTCCCGAAGAGCTCATGAATAACAGTCCCAATATCCATTCGATCTTGTGGAGACTCGTTAGAGCATTGCACACCAACTTTTACCAATGAAATTAAACAATTTTCATTGACATCCTCACTTAGAAGTGGATCCACAATCTGAAGCACACAACCATCAGCCAAGGCCCTCCTAGCATAGGAATGCAGGCCTAGCCCTCCGTCAAACATTGGATCAACAGGTTTTTTCCCTGTCAACATCTCTAACAATAGGATCCCATAGCTATACATGTCCCCGCTTGTTGAAACTTCATTTCCAAGCCCATATTCTGCAACTTATTTAATTAGTGAATTGTATTGTATAGCGAAAAAACAGTCTAATGGACTAGTAATCATAAATTACCTGGAGGTGCATACCCAATGGTTCCTCTGATGATACTTGAGCTACTCGCATTTGCATAAGAACCTTCTTCAAGGGAAAGTATTTTCGCAAGACCAAAATCTCCAACATGAGCAACCATATCAACATCCAATAATATGTTGCTCGGCTTCAAATCACAATGAACAATAAGATTTCCACAACGACAATGGAGATAATCAAGAGCACATGCCACATCCTTGATGATACCGATTCTTTGAACAAGATCTAAGGTATGATCTACAGAATGCAACCAGCTCTCCAGATTCCCATTAGGCATGAAATCGTACACCAAAGCTTTGAAATCATTGCCTTGGAAATCGATACTTGAGCAAGCCGTTATGACCTTCACCAGGTTGCGGTGACGAATGTTTCTCAAGGCCTCACACTCAGCCATAAAGCTCTTAAAACCTCCTTGGCGTAGAAGGTTTAGTACTTTGATTGCCACAGTGAAGCCATTTTCATCAAAAACTCCTTTGTAAACCGAAGAGAAACTACCTGTACCAATCAGATTTTCTTCAGAGAACCCTTTTGTCGCTTTGAAAAGTCTTCCATATGATATCTTTTCAAAAGATTCAGCCAATCTTGCTTCTGATGGTTTGTCTCTCTTCTTTTTTATACAACAATAAAACAAGACAAAGGACAAGAGAGCTAAACCTGCAATGGTGGAAGATAGTGAAATAGCTACAATAACACGAACAGAAAGCTTTCGAGGTTGTCTTTTGGAATCGCTACTTGTGCTTGTGCATTTGGGTAGGTGAAGCTCAGGTAGTCCCCCGCAAAGTCTGGTGTTCCCAATGACGGATACTGCACTTGTGTTGGCGAAAACACCTTTAACAGGTACCTCACCCTCAAAGTTATTATACGAAAGATTTAGATGCTTCAAGGGAATTTGTTGCAAATACGTTGAAATGTGTCCAGAAAGGTTATTGCGGGACAAGTCAACATATTCGAGCGCTTTCAGTGAACTAAATGTTTCTGGCATTGATCCATAAAAGAGATTACTAGAAAGATCTAGGGCTTCAAGACTAATGCAGCTGCTTAAACTACTTGGAAGTTCACCAGTGAAACGATTCATAGAAAAATCAAGTATTCCTAAGAGTTTCAGATTGCCAATCTCTTGTGGAAGCACTCCAGATAGATTGTTTTGACTTAGAAGTAATGATATGGAAAGTGAAGACAGTTGGAATAGTTCTTTGGGAACACTCCCGCTTAGTTTATTCCCATGAACGTCCAAACCTATAACTTTTTTCCAGCTCCCAATAGTCGAGGGTATAGTGCCTTCCAAACTATTTCCACCTAATGTTACTATACTTAAAAGTGACAAGTGTAGGTCCCTTTTTCACGGAGgataacgaacctaaaccttgttatacaaacctactagcgagtgcggaatccaagctagcaagcaaaccgagttagtagcaagtagagaaacaaacacacaagttcaccgattaacacaacttgtattaatgcaatgagggttcggttacaagctcaatgtttacagaaatgttctataaactctctaagtgtgtgtgtgagttttggacagaatgctctccacAGAATGTCTGTCTTTCTAAGTGTGCATCTCCactttcacactacactgcatgggtatatatatacccagcccatcatgtctggtcgaaggatccgatagatggtccgaaggatcatctatcgaggacaaggtaatcgaaggatcagcattgacctcgaaagatcacctttcgaggtctatcattcgaagcctatctttcgagcacctcgaaggatcaacaatatccttcgaggctatccttcgatgcagacaaacatatcaaacatatgttaactgttggccaagtcaatccggaggatggttgacttggtcaacttacagactaccaaggacatcgttcatatacagaccgaatacagacaaagtacagacacaagtgcaccaacaaactcccccttggctgtagctttgtctttatcttctatagttgtagactcgtctcgaacttcgatggtctttggtcttcgagttaccaaaactctgatgtcctttcaagtcttcaatgtcggaggatcttcaaagtcttcacgtcttgaaagcagagagtgtatcaacaaactacccgtatcatgtaggcagtgtgttgacaaactcccccttaacataagctcccccttgagttatgctcgtgaaaagactttatctttatgaagtgagatccttgtggtgttgatgatggccaacggcaactcgatcattttcatcacttgagcgccttctcgtcgtgtcttcattccagagcttgtcatcgaccatgttctcctagcctttagaatctgcacatgcaagaaatctaaacgcgtaatgagaacaactgcttggaatatagtataaacaaatgacacacgaatgaccatgtcacaaacaaacaccgtccgacagtttgaaagtttaataaatttgtcaattttagccttttaactttcaaacatgcaaatttcgaccgtttatgaagatttagtcaatccggttttcgttcaggtttcaggcaacgaagacttgagttccaacatcgtacgatcgaaaataaagtagaaagaaaatctttttggcttttataaagtttatattaaaacactcctaaaatctttttggtatttttgaaattaaaagacaacaagttaaaatcctttgagtgttatcaaacgacatcaccgctaatgtcgtgctgatatgcaccaaacgacgaaactgtttaaaagaaataataaaagttaagcagtaaataaataaatacagacattctttttgcgagtttcgagggtaagagaatcatatcagtgtacggtcatgccaaaacactcttgttgttcagttagttaacattaagataagcatcctataacaattatcggtattgttgtccacttaagctcaacttatcagatgtaatcatggcgaggggatacgttaaggtatgatttatacttaccgaccggtgttcatccac
Above is a window of Helianthus annuus cultivar XRQ/B chromosome 14, HanXRQr2.0-SUNRISE, whole genome shotgun sequence DNA encoding:
- the LOC110864365 gene encoding probable LRR receptor-like serine/threonine-protein kinase At3g47570; its protein translation is MNRFTGELPSSLSSCISLEALDLSSNLFYGSMPETFSSLKALEYVDLSRNNLSGHISTYLQQIPLKHLNLSYNNFEGEVPVKGVFANTSAVSVIGNTRLCGGLPELHLPKCTSTSSDSKRQPRKLSVRVIVAISLSSTIAGLALLSFVLFYCCIKKKRDKPSEARLAESFEKISYGRLFKATKGFSEENLIGTGSFSSVYKGVFDENGFTVAIKVLNLLRQGGFKSFMAECEALRNIRHRNLVKVITACSSIDFQGNDFKALVYDFMPNGNLESWLHSVDHTLDLVQRIGIIKDVACALDYLHCRCGNLIVHCDLKPSNILLDVDMVAHVGDFGLAKILSLEEGSYANASSSSIIRGTIGYAPPEYGLGNEVSTSGDMYSYGILLLEMLTGKKPVDPMFDGGLGLHSYARRALADGCVLQIVDPLLSEDVNENCLISLVKVGVQCSNESPQDRMDIGTVIHELFGTKFASRS